A window of Anaerolineae bacterium genomic DNA:
GCGGCGCTGGGCACGATGGTGTTCCTGGCAGGCGTCCTCTTCATGCCCGACACCAGAGGCCAGGCCCACGGCCTCAACTCGGCCCAGAGCCTGTCCGGCTACGGGACCATCATAAGACGCCCTCCGGTGCTCCTACTGGGAGCCCTGCGCTTCGTGCCCACCGCCTACTGGGGTACGGCGGCGCTGCTCTTACCCCTCCTCATATACCGTGTCTCCCATTCTCCCGCCATCGCCGCCTACTACGGTACCGTGAGCCTGCTCTTCGCCTCCGCCTGCCAGCTGGCAGTAGGAAGGCTGAGCGACCGCATGGACCGCACCCGTCTGGTAGTGGCCCTGAGCGCCCTGATCGTGCTGGCGTCGCTCGCTGCCTCCGCCGTCACCGATAGCCTGATCGGCCTCTACCTCACCGGAGTGCTGGGCGCCGGCTTCGCCTGGGCCCTATCGGTCCCCATCCCCGGCCTGATTAGCCAGGTCTCGCCCGCCGGTGAGCAGGGACGCACCCTCGGCTTCACTCACATCTGCTGGTACTCGGGGATGATCGCGGGCACTCAGCTGGCGGGGTGGCTGGTCCAGGTGAACAGCGGCCTCCCCTTTCTGGTGATCGGTTTGTTCAACCTGACCGGCGTGGCCTGCGCGCTCATTCTGGCCCGCCAGGCGAGTCCTCCGCCCGAGGCTGATCGGAGTCGGTAGGGAGGAGCACCTTGGCTCGCAGCCACTTCGATCTGGTGGCTCGGTTCTACGACCGCCTCCTGCCCTACTCCGGTCCCGAACCCCTCCTCAGGCTATTAGCGGTAAGGGACGGGCACCGGGTCTTGGACGTGGGCGGCGGCACTGGCCGGGTGATCGGCACCTTCGGGTGCCAGTGCCTCCTAGTGGTGCTAGACGCCTCCTGGGCCATGGCGCGAGAGGCTACCGCCAAGGAGCTGCCCGCGTGTGTCGGTTGGGCAGAAACGCTGCCGTTCGCCGATGAGACCTTCGACCGGCTGGTGATGGTGGACGTCTTCCATCACCTGGACGACCAGGCTACGGCCGCGCGGGAGGTTGTGCGCGTCCTGGCCCCGGGCGGCATCGCCGTGATCGAGGAGCCCGACATTCGCCTGCGCCCGGTGAAGGCCATAGCCTTGGCCGAGCGACTCCTTCTCATGCGGAGCCGCTTCTACTCCGTGGCGGATATGGTTGCCATCTTCCGCCGAGCAGGGGCCGACACAGTGGAGCGACGGGAGGATCCACCCAACGTACGGCTGGTGATACGCCGGGGCGGCGGGACGCAGGGGGGCTCCGCTTCTCCCTCCAGCGCCGGGCCGGCAAGCTAATCGGGAGGAAAGATGAGACATGACCTGCACCCCGATCCCTTCCGCACCATGGTAGCTTTGGGCGAGAGCCACGTGGCCGGTGCCTCCGCCTCCAGTGAGGAGCGTCGCTGGGTGAATGTGACGGCTCGGCTCCTCGGTGAGTTCCAGGGGACCCCGGTAGCGCTCCACAACAAGGGCATTGGCGCCAACGCTATCTCGCCCCGGAGCCCGGGGTACCCCACGTCCGCCAAGCCCAGCGCCCTGGAGCGCTACCGTCAGGACGTGATCCCTTTGGAGCCAGACCTCTTCATCCTCTCCTACGGCCTCAACGACATGCGAGCGGGCATGCCGCCGGAGGACTTCCGCCAGGACATGAAGCAGATCATTGAGGACGTGCGGCAGGCCTGCAATCCGGTCATGGTCCTGACCACCGTCTACTACATGACTGCCTACGACCTCTATCCCCCGTACGATGTAGGCAGCATCGCCGCCAGCGAAGTCTACAACCTGGTCATCCGCCAGCTTGCTCGGGAGCAGGGCTGCATCCTGGCCGATATCTGGGAGGCCGAAGGCAGGGCGGATTGGGCGATCCATCCGGACACCGTGCACGCCAATGATCTCGGCCATGCTCTGATCGGCCACCGGGTCTTCGAGGCCATCGCCACCCGCTGCAGCGGAGTGGCCAAGGCAGTGACGGAGAGCCTGGCGGAGGCGAGGCAAGAGGTGGAGCGGACCATGGAGCAGAGGCGGCAGCCGCAAGACTACGGACGGCGGTGAGGGACAGCAGCGCCGGCTCGCACCCCGAGCCCTACCGAGGAGGTTCCAGAGGGCAGCCCGCATCGCGCCCCACAGGAAGCCCCTAGCGGCCCTGCAGGTCCTCCAGTGTGAGCCCGAGTTGACGCAGGATGGTCGACAGAGTCCTCGGAGCGATCTCGCGGGTGTGATGGGGCACTACGCTGATCCCGCCAGTACTGGGGTTACGCCAGATCTCGTGGCTGCCGCCGGCCTGACGCACGAACTCACAACCCAAACGGCGGAGTCTCTTCGCTAACTCGCCGTAGCGCATCAGGCCGCGACGAGTACATAGAGACTGAACTCCTCCGACACAGGCTGGAGGCGGGCGGGAAGCGGCATGTCGAGCTGCCTGTACGCCTCAAGCAACTCCCGGGCGACGACCGGCGCCTGCCCATACACATCTTCCATCGTCTCACCTTCCACCAGGAAGCCCGGGAGAGCGTCGCTGGTAGCCAGGTAGCCTCCGGTCTCTGTGCGCTCGATTCGGATCGGGAGAGCGAACAGCGTGGACATCTACTGCCACCTCTGCACGTCATCCTACCTCAAAGCGAAGGTCCGCAGCAAGACCTCGCAAGAGCTCAGGATCGGGGGGACAAGTCTTCGCGCGCGACCCCGCTCTGGTGCTTCGCTGGGCTTAGGTCACTCTCTTGAGGCGTCCGCCTCCAGGCGCGGCGGCACCCTGGCGGGGAGGTTTGCTGCCAGGGCCCTTTCGCGCGTGGGCGCGCGAACTCCTCGAGGGGTGCCGAGCTTCGAACAGGGGAGAAGGCCAAGCTGGTGCCCTCGTTACGCTCCGGGAAGGCTCCCGGCTCACTGGGAGACTGCGCCAGCCTGCCGAAGCCGGATTGGCTTGCCGCAGCCCGGCGATTCATGCCCAGGCTGACGCGCGGGCGTGGCCAGCTCCCCCGATCTTGAACGCATTCACGACCTCGATGGCCCCGCGTCCCGATCAGCCGGCGGGCTTCGCCCTCTCGAGCCGTCTAATCACGGTGTAGCTCATGGCCGCCAGGGCCAGACCGATGATCACCGGTCGGTCGTACCCGTCTACCGAGAACATCTCCGCGAACCGAGCCGTGGAGGTGAAAAGGATCAGCGGCGGCAGGGCGAACAGGAGGCCTATCACCGCCGACGCCGGCACGGATGCTGGCGAGCGCAGTCCCACGAAGATGCTGAAAACCATGATGACCGCAGCGCCCCACCAGCCCAGCAGAAACACAGCCTGCGCGGCGCGGACGGAGACGTCTCCTTGCCGGTCGAGGACGAAGGCGACCGCGACGAACAGGGCAGTCAAAGCGAAGGGGAGGACGAGCAAGCCCCGCAGCACCGCAGACAGCTCCATGCGGGGGAACGCCCGGACGATGGCCGAGCGGTCCTGCACCAGCGCTCTCACCCCCGACCAGAGAAGGACCATCGCGATGAGGGCGTCTACGATGACGATGAGAAGGTTTCTGGAGATCATCATTCCTCCGTGGCCGTGGGCGGCCAGGGGTGCCGGCCCAGGAACGTTTGGGCTGGTGGCTGGCCGCCCTGCGGAGGCCTGGGTCCTGCGCCTACGGCAGGGCGGCCCCCCGTGCCGTCCCTACAACCAACCTGTCGTCCGTAGGGCCAGAACCACTAGCCACACCGTAGCTCTGTGCGCTTGTGCCTGCCTTGCCGCTCTACCGACCGATGGCGTCACCCAGTACTCTAAGGGTGTTCTCCCCCAGAATCCTACGGATGTCGGCTTCGCCGTATCCTCGCTCCAGCAGTCCAGCGGTGATGCGAGGCATGTGAGTGGCATCGGGCAGGAGGGTCCCCCCTCCATCAAAGTCCGACCCGATGCTCACTGACTCCACGCCGGCCACCCTAGCCACGTGATCCACGTGGTCCAAGAACCTTTCCAGGCTGGGGTTCCGCTTATCCACGAACATGGGCACGAAGCTCAGTCCTATTACCCCGCCATTGCGGGCCAGAGCCCGGAGCTGATCGTCGCTCAGGTTGCGCGGATGGTCGCAAAGGGCGCGAGCGTTGCCGTGGGAGAAGATCACCGGGCGCGTTGTCACCTCCAAGGCGCTGAAGAAAGCCGACGGGCTGACGTGAGCCAGGTCCACCAGCATCCCCAGCCGGTTCATCTCCTGCACCAGCGCCCGGCCGTAGTGAGTCAGCCCCACCCCGTCGCGCGCCTCCAGGTTGCCATCGGCGGCGGCACTGCTGACGTTGTGGGTTAGCCCGATGGACCGGACCCCGAGTTCGTACAGGGATCGGAGGACGTTCAGGCTGTGCTCGGTGCCGTCGGCGTGCTCGATGGCGAGCACAATAGCTGGTGTGCCCTGCTGCCGGGCGCGAAGGATGTCGTTAGCGCGGCGCACTATGGCGGCGGCAGCGCCGCTCTGCTCCAGGTCGCGGAAGAGGTAGCCGAAACCGTCCATGGCGTAGGCCAGGTGGTTGTGCCGCGCTAGCGTCACGTCAACGGCGAAGAAGCCCGCATCGATGCCACCCTGCAGCATCTTGGGGAAGTTGATCTGGATCGGTTCTGCCCCCTCTCGAGGGGATTCATGCCCGCGCAGAAAGGAGATAGTGCCAGAGAAGCGGCCCTCGACCCCCTGATCGCCCTGGGCCAGGCTCAGGTTGCCGCGCCGTATGTGAGCCACGATAGTGTCGTTGTGGGAATCCACCACCAGTGCGTCGCGATGCAGCTCCTCGTAGCTCATATGTGTCCCCTCCCGCTGCCGGTAGGCACGATGGCCGAGTGGCGGCTAGGCCGCATTATAGCAGGAGGCAACCCTCCCGGCTCGGCGCGGTAGCTCGGCCCGAGGTCAGCAGATGAGCTTCTGCAGCGCCAGTGGCGGTCACGCCGCCCCGAACGGACAGAGAGGCGGGGAGCCCTACCTGGGCTCCCCGTAAGCGTGGTATGAAGGGGGGAACAGGAGACAAGAGGCGGTGGAATGGGGGGATTCCACCCGATGGTTGTGTCCTCTCTCCCTCGATTCACCTTAGATTGTGGCAAAGCCGCATTAAAAGCCCATAAAGGCAACCTTAGAGGTACATTACAGAAGCAGGAACCCGACGGCCTCAACACTACCTATGAGCCCCCTCTCATTCCCTGAGCGGACGCACGCCCTCCAGCCACTCCTGAGGAACCAGGCAGATGAAGCGAAGGCTATCCTCGCCCGTATTGGTGAAGTGGTGGGCCTCGCCTCCAGGCACCAGTACCGTGCTACCCTCGGCAATGGGTCTTTCTCCTCCATCGCTGACTACCACACCGCGGCCCGCCAGGACGAACACCTCGTGCTCCCACCAGTGGCTGTGGTGGGGCGTGCTGGCGCCGGGCTCCACCTCGAAGACACGCAGGTTGAAGATGGGCGCCCCCTCACGCGGCCCGATCACCAACCGCATGGTCACTCCCTCAGCGGCCACCTCCGCCGGTACTTCGCTGTAGTGCCGAACCCGTACCATCTGCCTTCCTCTCCCCTCTCACCGATCTTCGCTCACACGCTCTCGCCGTCGGTCGGGCCCATGATGGGCAGACGCACTCTGAACGTGCTTCCGCGGTTGAGTTCGCTCTCTGCCTCAATGGTGCCGCCATGCATATCCACTATCGCTTTCGAGATGTACAGCCCCAGGCCGGTGCCGCTCACGCCTGACTCGGTCACGTTATGGCCACGGAAGAAGCGCTGGAAAAGGTGGGGCAAATCATCGGCCGGTATGCCCACTCCCGTATCGCTGACGGCGATCTCCAGAGTCTTGCCGTCCACTTGACGGGCGGAGACGACGATCTTGCCTCCCGGCGGGGTGAACTTGACCGCGTTGCTGAGCAGGTTGCTCACCACCTGCTCCAAGCGCCGCGGATCTCCCCTGATCTCGGGCAGAGGGGGCTCTTCCTCCACCACCAAGTCCACCACTAGCTCCTCCAGCACCGGCTGGATGCGAGCAACGGAACTGCGCAGCAGCTCCCCTGGCCGGACCAAAGCCATCTCCATGTCGAACCGGTTGCTCTCCAGCCGCGACACGTCCAGGAGGTCGTCTATCAACCACTCCAGTCGCTCTCCGCTCTCGAAAACGGTTCCCAGGAACTCCTTCTGTAGCGGGCTCAGCAGGCCGGCTCCCCCATCCAGGAGGAGTTCGGTGTAACCCTTGATGGACGCCAGAGGAGTGCGCAGTTCGTGGGACACGCTGGCGAGGAACTCGGACTTCATCTCCTCCAGGTGAGCTCGCTCCCGCTCCGCCGCCTTGATGTCGGTGATGTCCTGGTACACCGCCACCGCCCCGGTGATATAGCCCTCCCTGTCGAGGATGGGCGCCGAACTAGCCCGCAGGTCCCGCCTTCTGCCGTCTCCCCAAAGCAGAATCACCTCTTCGGCGGCACAGACTTCACCGTGCCGAGCGGACCGGGCCAGGGGCAGCTCATCAGGATGGTAGGGACGAAGGTCGCCGTGGCATACCCTGGCAGCATCGCTATCCGTTGGCTGTGCGCCTCCGACCAGAGGATGGGCGCGGAGCCCCTCGGCAGCCCGGTTGGCGAGCTGCACTCGCCCCTCCCGGTCGCACACCACTATGGCCTCGGGTGCGCTCTCGATCACCGCTCTCAGCCGAGCGCGCTCTTCCTCCAGCTCAGCCGCGCGTTGCTGGCTCTCCGCCGCCAGTTCCTCGATGCGCCCTCGGGCCCGGACGGACGCCGTCACGTCCAGCAGGCAGAGCACCAGCCCCACCACTTCCCCCTTCGAGTTCTTCACCGGCACCAGGGACCAGTCCCAGTACTCAGGCCCGAACTCCCTGGAACGGGGGAAGGTAAAGCCCCGCTCGTGGAAGCGAACCGGAAGGCCCGAGTCCCGACCCCACTCGAATACCCGCCGGACTTCGAGGTCCGGCAGCACGTCGAAGAAGCTGCGGCCGACCAGGCTCTCGGCGGTGGTGCCGAGGGCATCAGCAAAGTTGGCGTTGACCCTCACCAGCTCCAGGCGGCGGTTGAGGTAGGCCAGGTAGGTGTCGGTGTTATCCATGATGGCCCGGAGCACGTCGCGCTCATGCTCCAGACTGGCGGCCAGCTCCTCCACTCGTTGGCGAGCCCTCACCGACTCGGTGACTTCCCGTGCCACGATGAGAACGTCCCGGCCCCCGTCAGGAGACTCAGAGGGCATCACCGTCACCCACCAATAGGTCAGCCCCCGGGGAAGCCCATCCAGCCTAGCTTCCTCCTGCTGGCAGGGGACACCGGTGTCCCTCACGGTTCGTATGGCATGGGCCAGGCGGCTGGCCTCGCCGTCTGGCACCAGGTCGCTTATGGGCACTCCAGGTACCGCCAGCGATCGGTAAGGCTCACCCAGGAGCGCCAGGCCCCCCGAGTTGATCCACTTGAGTCGCAGGCTCTCGCCGTCCACCACGGCCATACCCACGGGGATGCTGTCCGTCACCGACTGCAGGAACCGGCGATGCCGAATCTCGGCCTGGTATAAGCGGGATCTCTCCAGCGCCAGGGAGATCAACGCGGACAGATGGGTGGCAAACTCCCGCTGAGCCCGGGTGAAAGCCGTGGGACGGCAGTAGCTGAATGACAGCACCCCCTTGACGCGGTGGTCGGTAAGGAGTGGCACGCCCAGACAAGCCTGGTACCCAGCCTCAAGCAGCCACGAGCCTGGGCTAACCTGGGAGCTGGCAATATCCTCGATCATCACCAAGCGTCGCCTCTGAGCCACCCGACCACAGAGAGGAAACTGCGCCTCCGAGCCACGCCGACCCACGAGGCCCGGCACATGGCCGGAGGCGTAGGCGATCACCCACTCGTCCTGCTCGCGCAGGATCACAGCCACGGCGTCGGCCTTCAGGGCTTGCAGGCATTCCTGCATCACTGCCGCCATCATCATGTCGAGGTCGAAGGTGGCACTCACAGCGGCGTCGACCCGGTCCAGGGCCTCACTCAAGCTCCTGGCCTCCTGCAGCCGCCCCTCCACCCGCCCCCGATGGATGGCGTTGGCCACAGCCTCACCCACCATGTGAAGGAAATGAGCCTCTCGGTCGAAAGCGGCAGCGCCGGGCCGGACCCAGTCGAACCCGATGAACCCCAGGAGCTCGCCTGAGGCAACCAGAGGTAGCACGACCACGCTCTCTATGCTCTGGGCCCGGAGAATCTCCCTTTCCGCCTCCGCCTCTGGAGGCAGGCTGCTCACGTCAGGAACCACGATCGGTTCGCCGCGTCGGAGGTGTGCCATCCACCAGGGGAAGTCGGCGCTCGAAAGAGCTTGCAGCCGAAGGATCTGCGGCTCCACTCCGGGAGCACACCACTCGTGGGTGTTGTCCATCCAGTCGGTGCCATCCCGGAACAGAAAGACGTAGCTGCGGTCGGCCCCACAGAACTGGCCCGCCAGGCGCAGAGCCTCGTCTATGCCCTCGCCCAAGGCCTCGTAAGGCAAGCGCACCAGGTCGGTACAGATGCGCCGCACCAGTCGCTCTGCCGCCAGGTCGTCGCCGCGGCGGCCCTGCCGCTCGATCTTGCTCTCCTGCACTCGCTCCTCCGCGTGGTGACCTAGGATGATACAGGTTACCCGTTCCGGGGAGTCGGGCGCGGCGCTAGCGCGTGCCCGCGATCAGAAGGGGCTTCTTGCCCCCTCTCGCAGTACCTGTGCCTTCCCCCTGCTCCCTGGCCGACAGACACCCGTCCCCTTTGACAGCCGGCCGTACGATGCTAATGTGGTGCCCATCCTTCAACATGATGGACTGGAGCGCGACATGCACGACCAACTACGCATTCTAGCGTTCGGTGCCCATCCCGACGACTGCGACACGCGTGTGGGCGGGCTGGCTATTATGTACGCCCAGATGGGGCACAAGGTCAAGCTCGTGTCCCTCACGAACGGCGATACCGGGCACTACTCCATGGGCGGCGGCCCCCTGGCGCGCCGTCGCTACGAAGAGGCCCAGTGCGCCGCCCGAGTGGCCGGCATCGAGTACCAGGTGGTCGACATCCACAACGGGCAACTCATGCCCACTCTGGAGAACCGCTGGCTGGTGGTGCGCATCATCAGGGAGTTCCGCCCCGACCTGGTCCTCACCAACCGGCCCAATGACTACCACCCCGACCATCGCTACGCCTCCCAACTGGTGTCGGATGCTTCTTACACCGTCACCATCCCCAACGTGCAGGCCCTCACTCCCCACCTCATGTACAACCCGGTGGTGGCCTACTGGGGAGACAGCTTTCGGCGTCCTTACCCCTTCACCCCGGATGTGGCTATCAGCATTGACGACGTCATCGAGACCAAGCTGGACATGATCCACTGCCACACTTCGCAGATGTACGAGTGGCTGCCCTACAACCAGAACAGGCTCGATGAAGTGCCAGAGGGAGAGGCCGAGCGCCGCGCCTGGATGGCCAAGAGACGACTAGAGGCTTTCGCCCACGAGGCCGACCGGGCCCGGGATCTGCTCAAGAAGCTCTACGGCGAGGAGAAGGGCTCGCAGGTGAAGTACGCCGAGGCCCTCGAGTTCGGCGAGTACGGCGGCAAGGTGGACGAGGCCACATTCAGGAGACTGTTCCCCTTCTTCTAGACAGGTTATAGGTTACAGGTTATAGGTTACAGGGAGCAAGGTGCGCAGCGAGAGCCGGCTGGCTGGCCAAGGTCTCCTTCCTATCCCCTACCCCCTGTAACCTGTAACCTATAACCTACCCAGGAGGTATCATGTCCGAACCGCTTCGCATCCTGGCTTTCGGTGCCCATCCCGACGACTGCGACATCAGCATCGGAGGGCTAGCGGTCAAGTACACCCGCCTGGGGCACAAGGTCAAGTTCGTGTCCGTGACCAACGGCAACACCGGCCACTTCTCCATGGGCGGGGGGCCACTGGCACGCCGTCGCTACGAAGAGGCCCAGCGCTCCGCCGCTATCGCCGGGGTGGAGTATCAGGTCCTGGACATAAACAACGGGCAACTGCTGCCCACGCTGGAGAACCGCTGGACCATTGTCCGCATCATCAGGGAGTATGAGCCCGATCTGATCATCACCAACCGGCCCAACGACTACCACCCCGACCATCGCTACGCCTCCCAACTGGTGTCGGACGCCTCTTACACCGTCACCATCCCTAACGTGCAGGCCCTCACACCTCACCTGATGTACAACCCCGCGGTGGCCTACTGGGCCGACAACTTCCGGCGTCCTTACCCGTTTACTCCCGACGTCGCCGTGAGCATAGACGATGTCATCGAGACCAAGGTGGACATGCTGGACTGCCACGTCTCCCAGTTCTACGAGTGGATGCCCTACAACCAGAACAAGCTGGACCAGGTGCCCCAAGACGAGGCCGAACGGAAGCGGTGGATGGCGGAACAGTGGCTGCCGCCCATGGCCCGGGACGCCGATCGCTTCCGCGATCTGCTCAAGAAGCTCTACGGCGAGGAGAAGGGCTCGCAGGTCAAGTACGCCGAGGCCCTCGAATTCGGGGAATACGGCGGCAAGGTGGACGAAGCCACGTTCAAGCGCCTCTTCCCCTTCTTCTAGACAGGGTTACAGGTTGCAGGGGATAGGTTACAGGGAGTAGGGTGCGCAGCGAGAGCCGGCTGGCGGGCCAAGGTCTCCTCCCTATTCCCTATAACCTATAACCTGTAACCTATAACCTGTAACCTGTAACCTGCTCTCAGCAGGAGGTGCGGGCCGATGGCGAAGCATGGTGGCGGGCACGAGGCTGCCGCTTACCGGCTCATGCTCTGGCAGTACCGGCTTCAGGACCTATTGCATCTGGATCCACCCGAGCCCCACCTGGCCCAGGCTCCCATCCGGCCGGGGATGACGGTGGTGGACTACGGCTGCGGCCCGGGCCGCTACGCCGTTCCCCTGGCGCAGCGGGTGGGGCCGTCCGGCAAGGTGTACGCGGTGGACATCCAGCCATTGGCCATCGAGGCGGTCAGGAAGAGGATCGCCCGAGCCGGGCTGGCCAACGTCGAGCCCATCCTGGTGGACTCCTACCGTACCCCCATCGCCGCCGACAGCGTGGATCTGGTGGTGCTGCTCGACACCTTCCACGCCATCGGCGACCGTCCGGCATTGCTGCAGGAGATCCACCGGCTGCTGAAGCCCGATGGCCTGCTCTTCATGGACCCCGGGCACATGCCCATGGCCGAGGCGAGGGAAGCCGTGGAGGGCAGCGGCCTCTTCCGGGTGAAGCAAACCGACGGCAAGCACATGCTGGTGGAGCCGATGCGCGGCAAGCGAGGAGTGAACCCTGACACGTGAGCAGTGATCCGTGAGCGGTGACACGTGATAGGCCACGGGCCAGGTGTCGTGAGTCACGCCTCACGGATCACGTGTCACTCCTCATCTCGAAGACCACCATGACGCTGGCGCTCACCGTGATCTGCCCCGGGGCCAGGCTTCCCATCACGTCCCCGCCCTCGCCCACCTGCTGGATCACGTTCTGGGCCATTGACGAGCCCCATCCGTACCCCCACCAGGAGCTGTAAGGAGACCACCAGCGGCTGTATTCCTCCCGGATTTCCTTGGGCTCGCCTACCCGCTGCCCCAGCTCGGCGCATAGGGCCTCCGCCTTCTCCCGAGCGGCATTCACTGCCAGGGCCCGGGCCTGATCCCGGTAACGACGCAGCTCGGTGGTGCGGAACTCGACCCCGTGCACGTGGGTGGCCCCCGCCTCCAGAGACTGGGAGAGGAAGCTCTCGAACAGCGCCAGGTCGCTCAGTGTCACCACCACGGTCTTGCGCACGAAGTACCCGATGAAGTCCACCTTCTCATAGCCATCGCGATACCGGGGTTCGATGTGTAGGAACTCGGTCTGGACGTGACGCGACTCAATGCCGCTGTCCTCGGCCAGCGCCAGCAGCCGCTGCACGATCTCATCGTTCTCGCTCTTGGCCCTCCCCAGGTTCTTGTCCCAGGTCTCCACCCCCAGCATCAACACTACTTCGTCAGGCACGACCCGAACCTCGGCGTCGCCAGTGACGGTCACCGTGCCGGGAGAGTCTGGTTGGGCCGCAGCCGGCAGCGCCCGCGGGGCGTAGCCGACGATGAGCAGGGCCGCGACCAGGATCATTGCTGCCACACTCGTCGCTCGTCTCACCTTCCTACCTCCGTATTGCCTCCCGCACGGGCCGCGGACCGGCGGGGAGCGCACAAGCGTATCAGCCCAGTCGGTAGAACTCCTCCCCGTTCTCCAGCATGATGGCCGAGGCGACC
This region includes:
- a CDS encoding MFS transporter; the protein is AALGTMVFLAGVLFMPDTRGQAHGLNSAQSLSGYGTIIRRPPVLLLGALRFVPTAYWGTAALLLPLLIYRVSHSPAIAAYYGTVSLLFASACQLAVGRLSDRMDRTRLVVALSALIVLASLAASAVTDSLIGLYLTGVLGAGFAWALSVPIPGLISQVSPAGEQGRTLGFTHICWYSGMIAGTQLAGWLVQVNSGLPFLVIGLFNLTGVACALILARQASPPPEADRSR
- a CDS encoding PIG-L family deacetylase, translating into MMSEPLRILAFGAHPDDCDISIGGLAVKYTRLGHKVKFVSVTNGNTGHFSMGGGPLARRRYEEAQRSAAIAGVEYQVLDINNGQLLPTLENRWTIVRIIREYEPDLIITNRPNDYHPDHRYASQLVSDASYTVTIPNVQALTPHLMYNPAVAYWADNFRRPYPFTPDVAVSIDDVIETKVDMLDCHVSQFYEWMPYNQNKLDQVPQDEAERKRWMAEQWLPPMARDADRFRDLLKKLYGEEKGSQVKYAEALEFGEYGGKVDEATFKRLFPFF
- a CDS encoding class I SAM-dependent methyltransferase encodes the protein MARSHFDLVARFYDRLLPYSGPEPLLRLLAVRDGHRVLDVGGGTGRVIGTFGCQCLLVVLDASWAMAREATAKELPACVGWAETLPFADETFDRLVMVDVFHHLDDQATAAREVVRVLAPGGIAVIEEPDIRLRPVKAIALAERLLLMRSRFYSVADMVAIFRRAGADTVERREDPPNVRLVIRRGGGTQGGSASPSSAGPAS
- a CDS encoding class I SAM-dependent methyltransferase codes for the protein MAKHGGGHEAAAYRLMLWQYRLQDLLHLDPPEPHLAQAPIRPGMTVVDYGCGPGRYAVPLAQRVGPSGKVYAVDIQPLAIEAVRKRIARAGLANVEPILVDSYRTPIAADSVDLVVLLDTFHAIGDRPALLQEIHRLLKPDGLLFMDPGHMPMAEAREAVEGSGLFRVKQTDGKHMLVEPMRGKRGVNPDT
- a CDS encoding type II toxin-antitoxin system HicA family toxin — translated: MRYGELAKRLRRLGCEFVRQAGGSHEIWRNPSTGGISVVPHHTREIAPRTLSTILRQLGLTLEDLQGR
- a CDS encoding PAS domain-containing protein, producing the protein MQESKIERQGRRGDDLAAERLVRRICTDLVRLPYEALGEGIDEALRLAGQFCGADRSYVFLFRDGTDWMDNTHEWCAPGVEPQILRLQALSSADFPWWMAHLRRGEPIVVPDVSSLPPEAEAEREILRAQSIESVVVLPLVASGELLGFIGFDWVRPGAAAFDREAHFLHMVGEAVANAIHRGRVEGRLQEARSLSEALDRVDAAVSATFDLDMMMAAVMQECLQALKADAVAVILREQDEWVIAYASGHVPGLVGRRGSEAQFPLCGRVAQRRRLVMIEDIASSQVSPGSWLLEAGYQACLGVPLLTDHRVKGVLSFSYCRPTAFTRAQREFATHLSALISLALERSRLYQAEIRHRRFLQSVTDSIPVGMAVVDGESLRLKWINSGGLALLGEPYRSLAVPGVPISDLVPDGEASRLAHAIRTVRDTGVPCQQEEARLDGLPRGLTYWWVTVMPSESPDGGRDVLIVAREVTESVRARQRVEELAASLEHERDVLRAIMDNTDTYLAYLNRRLELVRVNANFADALGTTAESLVGRSFFDVLPDLEVRRVFEWGRDSGLPVRFHERGFTFPRSREFGPEYWDWSLVPVKNSKGEVVGLVLCLLDVTASVRARGRIEELAAESQQRAAELEEERARLRAVIESAPEAIVVCDREGRVQLANRAAEGLRAHPLVGGAQPTDSDAARVCHGDLRPYHPDELPLARSARHGEVCAAEEVILLWGDGRRRDLRASSAPILDREGYITGAVAVYQDITDIKAAERERAHLEEMKSEFLASVSHELRTPLASIKGYTELLLDGGAGLLSPLQKEFLGTVFESGERLEWLIDDLLDVSRLESNRFDMEMALVRPGELLRSSVARIQPVLEELVVDLVVEEEPPLPEIRGDPRRLEQVVSNLLSNAVKFTPPGGKIVVSARQVDGKTLEIAVSDTGVGIPADDLPHLFQRFFRGHNVTESGVSGTGLGLYISKAIVDMHGGTIEAESELNRGSTFRVRLPIMGPTDGESV
- a CDS encoding PIG-L family deacetylase, with product MHDQLRILAFGAHPDDCDTRVGGLAIMYAQMGHKVKLVSLTNGDTGHYSMGGGPLARRRYEEAQCAARVAGIEYQVVDIHNGQLMPTLENRWLVVRIIREFRPDLVLTNRPNDYHPDHRYASQLVSDASYTVTIPNVQALTPHLMYNPVVAYWGDSFRRPYPFTPDVAISIDDVIETKLDMIHCHTSQMYEWLPYNQNRLDEVPEGEAERRAWMAKRRLEAFAHEADRARDLLKKLYGEEKGSQVKYAEALEFGEYGGKVDEATFRRLFPFF
- a CDS encoding membrane dipeptidase; protein product: MSYEELHRDALVVDSHNDTIVAHIRRGNLSLAQGDQGVEGRFSGTISFLRGHESPREGAEPIQINFPKMLQGGIDAGFFAVDVTLARHNHLAYAMDGFGYLFRDLEQSGAAAAIVRRANDILRARQQGTPAIVLAIEHADGTEHSLNVLRSLYELGVRSIGLTHNVSSAAADGNLEARDGVGLTHYGRALVQEMNRLGMLVDLAHVSPSAFFSALEVTTRPVIFSHGNARALCDHPRNLSDDQLRALARNGGVIGLSFVPMFVDKRNPSLERFLDHVDHVARVAGVESVSIGSDFDGGGTLLPDATHMPRITAGLLERGYGEADIRRILGENTLRVLGDAIGR
- a CDS encoding type II toxin-antitoxin system HicB family antitoxin: MSTLFALPIRIERTETGGYLATSDALPGFLVEGETMEDVYGQAPVVARELLEAYRQLDMPLPARLQPVSEEFSLYVLVAA
- a CDS encoding cupin domain-containing protein produces the protein MVRVRHYSEVPAEVAAEGVTMRLVIGPREGAPIFNLRVFEVEPGASTPHHSHWWEHEVFVLAGRGVVVSDGGERPIAEGSTVLVPGGEAHHFTNTGEDSLRFICLVPQEWLEGVRPLRE
- a CDS encoding SGNH/GDSL hydrolase family protein codes for the protein MRHDLHPDPFRTMVALGESHVAGASASSEERRWVNVTARLLGEFQGTPVALHNKGIGANAISPRSPGYPTSAKPSALERYRQDVIPLEPDLFILSYGLNDMRAGMPPEDFRQDMKQIIEDVRQACNPVMVLTTVYYMTAYDLYPPYDVGSIAASEVYNLVIRQLAREQGCILADIWEAEGRADWAIHPDTVHANDLGHALIGHRVFEAIATRCSGVAKAVTESLAEARQEVERTMEQRRQPQDYGRR